The DNA segment TGGCACGGGGCCCGGCTCAGCCCCCGGATCCGGGGAAGGGTTTGGTCTCCTGGTCTGTGCTCCCCACGGGACCCTTCCTTCCGCTGCCACACTCACCTGGCACGTGCTAATTGCTGGCTCTTAATTACAGCCACTCACCCAGACGAGGCTACAAACAGCtctggagctggggaagggaccCGGCATCGCGCAGCGGCCCCGTGCCAGccaccccctgctccctgcctcagtttccccgctcctctccctgcccggGGTGGGCGCAGGGAgctgccccgggggctgcggggctggcagggggggGCTCCAACGGGCACGGCCTCGCTCCCCATCACCCTCAGGGCTGGATGCTGCCCGGCTCTCCAAATTGCTCCCCGCAGCCAGGCTCGTGCCCGGGTGCGGGGGCCCCGCCAGATGGGGCCGTGCCGGGTGCGAGGCTTTTGTCTGAGCAGCACCAGGCCCGCAGATGGTGGCTGCaacggggccggggccggggccgtggcCGAGGGCTGGCGAGCGCCGTGCCCTGGGGATGCGGCCCCCTTTTGTTGGGCTCTCACCTCGGGCAGAGGCCCCTTCCCcaggcgccccccccccccccccccccagcgccAGCTTTCAACTTTCAACTTGACCTGCTCCATTCACATGGAAATGGGATGCAAATGGGGACGGGGGGAGccgagaggaggaggaggaggaggaggatggaggggaggaaggggccATGGGTAGTGACCCGCCAGCAGGTCCCTGCGCCCCGGTTGGGCTCCCCGGTGCCCATCCAACTGGACCCTTGGACTGGGAAAACTGGGGCACCGCTGGGTGCACGCGATATCCTGGGGGAATCGGGGGTCTCTGGGGTGCGGGGGGCTCAAGGACAGACCCCCAACTCTCCCCGGCTGCTCCTCCCCATCACCCACATCCCCGGCACCCCGCTGCACCCTCCGGTGCCGTTTCACCCATGGGGGGGCACGTGGGGAAACGGAGGGGGCTTCCCGGTGGGCCTGCCCGAGCCCGGTGAAGTCCCGTGGAAGACGTCTCGGTGACCAAATGTTGCCATCTGCCTCCGGGGCCTTCGCTCGCATCTGCCGGGGGGGTGcagaggggccggggccggggctcagctgctgcacggcacggggcggggggggggacacagccccctccccaccaggCACGGCAGGCGGCACGTGCCGGCAGGATTTGGGGCGAGAGGCACGGAGCTCGGTCCCACGCCTGTCACCCCCTTTGTgccctccccgtccccgtccccgagCCCCTGCGACGAAGCCAATTAGCCCTGGGGAAAGGCTGGCGGAGGCTGCGCGGCTCCTTTGTGCTGCCGAATTAACCCAGGACAATCGCCGGCCCCACCGGGAGCTGGGGGCTCAGCTGCGCCAGCACAAGCCCCCGCACACCATCCTGGAGCTGCCACCCCCAAAACGGGGCCCAGAGACCACGggaaccccccaaaaaaagggcCCCCACCGCTCCTGGATCCCACATGGGGATGATAGGGGCAGGATTGAGCCTGGTGCAGGGGCTGGTGAGGACCCCAGGGGGGCTGGGCatgggcagagcaggcaggggacaggcaggggacaggcaggggacaggcaggggacaggcaggggacaggcaggggacaggcagggcatTGCACAAGGTATTTGCAGCCTGCTCGCCCAGCGACAccctgtgggtgctgggggaagAGCTGGAGCGAGGCGTCCcggggagctgggtgctgggacgAGCCAGCGCCAGGTTGCCAAAAAAAACCAGCTGGCCTCTGTCCCCCCGcacccctccagctcctgggtgATGCGAGCGTCTCATCCGCCGGCTCGTGGCATGGCTGAGCGCCCGGTCACGTCCCACAGGGTCCCCAGGGTCCCCAGGGTGAGGTGGAGGTGCCAGAGGAGCATTTACGCGTGGCGTGCGCCCCGTGGGGCGGCCGCATCCCGGCCACGCACCCCCGTGCTGGCTGCGCTCGGTGTCCCCGAGCCACCCGGCACAGCCCGTGGCCCTGCTGCCATCCCAGCCGCCGCTCGGTGACATTTGCACGCCCGAAATAGGTGGGACACCATTCAGCTGGGGACAAGGGCAAAGCGTGTGACACATCCAGGAATAATCACCGGCACCAGGCGGGGTGCGCGGGGGGCAGGCGGAGAGCACGGGGCTGGCCCTGGCAGCACGTGGGGACACGAGGGGACAGCTGCCCACGGGGACAGGACACGGGCTGGGCTGTCCCCgagcaggcagggacagggtTAGGAGGGGACACGGCTGGACTTTGGCCACCGGGGCTGGGTTTGGAGCTTAAAGGCCCCCGAGAGGCTGCGTGGGGCGAGCTGGGCTCGGTGGCAGGGAGGTGAGTGGGACCCGGTGGCCGGTCCCGTGGTGGCCCAGGGGAcgtgggctgtgctggcagccccaggggaCCCACGAGTGCTGGatggggggagaaggaaaggggtCCCTGAGCCCCAGCCCCCTCCGGCTCTTCCCATTCCTGCAGGGTGGGCAGGGGTCCCTGGGGTGGGTGGGCAGGGTGGGATTTGATCCCCCTACCCCCCCGGGCGCTCATCTCTCCGAGGACCACCGCGATTCTCCCTCatcctttcctctgctttgtgtcTCACCTCGCCCTGCACCAGCAACCGACCGTCCCCATGGCTCGCGAGCCCCCCCGGCACCTCCTGCGCCCCCCCGACCTGGGGCAGGTGCCCTGAAAAATCAGCGCCGGAGCCGAGCGGGAGGCAGGAGACCCGCGGGACCCCCGCCAGCTGCTCCCAGAGCCGGGGTGAGTCTGCCTactgggagcaggagcaggagcaggagcacacCGTGCTGCCACCCATCTGCATCCGGAGGCAGTGACGTGCCCGGCTCACGTCACGGCCCCCCGGCAGGCAGCAAGGACTCGCTGCCGCCAGCGTGCTGCCTCCGGTTCCCAAAAAGCACAGTGAGTTTccccaggggaggtgccccggAGGTTCCCCGGGGACTTCTCAGGTCAGGAGCCCGACTCTTCCTCACCTCCGCTCCCTCCCAACGTCCCTGACACTTCCCGGCCAGGATGAGGCCGTTTGTGGGCCGTTACCCTGCCCTGGGTTCAGCCCCTGGACACCAGGATCCTTCCGCCAGGGCTCAGCCCTGAAGTTGTGGCCGCTCGTCCTgcacccccctgccctccccgggggCTCGGGGGCACGGATATTGGGGGTCCCCCAACGTCTCCGGGAGGCTGGTGGGGAGCGGGCGCAGGAACCTGGGCGCACGGAAGGGCAGCAGGTGCCGGGGTTGGGCAGGGGGTGAGGTGTGGGGCTGACTCAGCTTGGCTGGTATGAGCCAGGGCCAGTTTTGCAGGTGGGGCCCTGGGGCCCTTCTCCCCCGTGGCCACCGGAGCCTGCTGGGCTCCTACGGCACCGGCGGGGAGGAGAAGGGCGCCGCTCGGCGTTGCCCGCGGATGCGGTGGGAAGGACGAGGTCTGGGGTCCCAGGGGAGAGGCTGCAcaagccccgcagcccccaggtgagaTCCACGTGCCTcctgtgccgtgctgtgccaggctgtgccaTAAGCAGGGCCAGGTCCAACACGTTTCCAGGTCCCCGTCCTGGCTCCGTGCCTGGCGCTGCGTGGCCTTGGCTCTCCGGAACGGGGCCCAACCCAGCGCAGGGCAGGTGCCGCAGGCAGGGCAAAGGGGGTCCCGTGGCACCAGCtgcgggcagcaggagggggtcctgaggtgctggggggggtctCACCCCCGGGACAGGGGGGTGCCGGGCTGCGCCGTGCCGCTCTCCGCGTCCCGCGCCCACCTGGCAATAAAAGAGGAGCGGCTGCGGACGCCTGCAGGGGGGTGACACGGGCAAGGGGGGGCCGGGAtaggggtcctgggggggtgCTGAGCCGTGTCGCTGAGCCCAGCCTCTCCCCACAGCACGGCGGCATCGCCCTGGAGTGGGGGGCGCCGGGGGCTGAGCCATGGCGCTGCTCACCCACCTCCTGGCCTGCGTTTTTGGCACGGGCTCCTGGGTGGCCATCAACGGGCTGTGGGTCGAGCTGCCGCTGCTGGTGAGGGTGCTGCCGGAGCAGTGGGACCTGCCCTCCTACATCACCATCATCATCCAGATGGCCAACGTGGGGCCGCTCTTCGTCACCCTCATGCACCGCTTCTGGCCCGGCCTGCTGAAGGAGGTGGCCGTCATCTACGTGGTGGTGTCCCTGGGCGTGGtggcctgcctgctgctggctttcctCTGGAACCAGACGTCCCCCATCGCGGGGACGCCCCACAGCACCGCCTTCCTCGTCCTCACCTTCTTCCTGGCCCTGGTGGACTGCACCTCCTCCGTCACATTCCTGCCCTTCATGATGCAGCTGGAGCCCCAGTACCTCACCACCTTCTTCATCGGGGAAGGGCTCAGCGGGCTGATCCCTGCTCTCATCGCCCTGGGACAGGGCTCCGGCATCTCCAGCTGCATCAACGTCACCCGCCTGGTCAACATCACCTCCGGCAACACGACGGTGGAGAGCCTCGTCTTCCAGATGGAGACTCGCTACCTTCCAGCCAACTTCTCCaccctcctcttcttcctcctcatgaCTGGGATGATGGTGGCCTGCCTGGTGGCCTTCTTCTTCCTCGCCAGGCAGCCTAAGGTTTGGGAGCTGtcgcagcagcagctcttccccagCACCATCATCCTCAGTTCCTTCGACCGCATCCCCGAGGACGGAGCCGGCTCGGGGCGAGGCGGGGGCTGCCCGtgcccaaaaaaaaacaagcggCCCATGGAGGACCACCTGGAGACGGCGTCCCACCCGCTGGCCAAGCTCGCCTTCATCTACCTCCTGATCGCCTGGGTGAGCTCCCTGACCAACGGGGTGCTGCCGTCGGTGCAGTCCTACTCCTGCCTGCCCTACGGCAACGCCGCCTACCACCTCTCGGCCACGCTCAGCTCCATGGCCAACCCCCTCGCCTGCATCGTGGCCATGTTCCTGCCCGGCAGGTGGGTACGGagcccccaaaaccacccctTTTTGGGGTTCTGAGGGAGAAAAGGTGCCTCGTCCCCGGGCTGGGCTGGCGCTCCCCGGTGTCACCCGCCTGTCCCTTGCAggtccctggtcctgctgggcGCCCTGTCCTTGGCAGGGACAGTTTTTGGTGCCTACAACATGGCCATCGCCGTCATGAGCCCCTGCCCGCTCCTGCAGCAGTCCCAGTGGGGCGACGTCGTCATCGTAAGTCCttggagagggggggggggtccctcaACCCCGGGGGGGTTCACCCCACCCCATAACCCGCCGCGGCCCCGCTTGACCGCTTCTCCCCTGCGCCTCCAGGTCCTCTCCTGGGTGCTGTTCACCGGGACGCTCTCCTACGTGAAGGTGATGGCCGGGGTGATCCTGCGGAGCCGCAGCCACAGCGCGCTGGTGTGGTACGGGGCGGTGGAGCAGCTGGGGTCCCTGCTGGGCGCCCTGCTCATGTTCCCCCTCGTCAACATCTACGGGTTCTTCACCTCCGCCGATTACTGCAGCCTGCGGTGCCCGGCCTGAGCGCCCGGGTTCAAATAGAAGGAGATTGCTCAGCACTTCGGCCTCCGCGCCCACCCCCcgctgccttcctcccccccccccggcaccgggaCCCTGCGCCCCTGGGTGCTGTGCCAcctccccctcaccccccccagGCACTCCCCTAAATCAGCATGGGGGTGTTGGGTGCGAAGCGGTGCTGGGGTCACCGCTCGTCCCTTCCCTGGGGGGTCTGGGTGGTGTTTGGCacggtgtcccccccccaaggGTGCCCCCACCCGTGCACCCTTTGTGCCATCAGCCCCGTCCCCCAGCAGTATTCCCGTCCCCATTGCCATGaagggggggctgcagggggctgaggAGAGCAGGGATAAAtgtgccccccaccccggggaTATAGAGACCAGGAGATTTGCTGTCATTGGGGGGGGGCAGACAGCAGCTTTTATAGCACCGGGGGACACCAAAGCAGGTCGGGATGAGCTGGACAGCCGGGGACCCACGCCAGGGCCGTGCCACCCGGTGCCCGGCTGCACCCAGACCCCGTTAACGGGGGAAACCGGGAGGGGGGCACCGAGGAAGGggcaaggggggggggacaccgggcgGCACCCGGTCGCCGCACGCGCGTGCGCCCCTTCCCCGGGGCACGAGGCAGCCGGGCCTTTGTCCCCGGCTCTTTGTCTGGCAATCTGCTCCCCTCGGGACCCCCGCTCCGCTGTGCCTTAACCATGCAGATCCCAGCTCCCGGCCCCGGCTGCGAGAAGGACGAGGCTGGAATTGATAATTGATAAGGccgggggggtgaggggggggggggtcccgcagcccccttcccagctccggGTGTCCATCAGGATCCGGCCCCGTGGGCATGGAGAGGGGGTgtgaggggagagaggagggggctgaggagcagcaggagctgtgggggcactgcggggaggggggggctcgTCCCGTCCTGGGAGCTGGGTGcatcccacagcccctgcaAGGAGCTgacggggtgggggggtccagccccctccctgcaCCCCGCACACCCctggggatgctcctggggAGCCCAACCCCACAACCAGGACCCCCCGGAGACCCTCGCCCATCGGACCCCCTGCCGCCCCCTCTCTTCCatccttttcccccccccccatctccaCGGGGGATCGgtcgccccccagccccgcgaGCTCGCAGGATTATTTCCATACAGCTGCTCGGGAAGGGACGGCTTCAACCCTCACCCAGGCGCGCTCCAGGAGTGCGCCCGAGCCTTTCTTCTCGgctcttctccccccaccccccaaaaaaaaagaaaaaaagcaaaaaataaaaaaaaagcgTGGCGGGGGCAGGCCGGGGGGGCCCCAGGCGTGCTGCAGTCAGCAATATTAGCACAGCTCCGCGGGTCTGATTGCGGGTTATTACCATACATTATCTCAGTCCCCTGCCTCTGAAAGGAGCCAGTTCCTATCCAACCCCCCCCCCGTTtctcccagccctccctccaACCCCCCCCAGTCTTTTACACTTAATTACCTCCCTTATTACACCACGGcctagagagagagagaaaaaaaaatatatatatatatataaaaaatggcAGGGCAGCGGGCCCAACTAGGGCGTAAGTAATCGCCCGTCCTGCAGACGTGCCTGCGAGGAAGGGGGAATAAAGCGggggcgcagcggggccggggctgcgccTCGGGGAAATGGGACCTTGGGCTTGGCGCAGCCGGACCCGCTGTGCCACCGGGCCAAATGGGGTCAGGCTGCGAGGGGAgacagccctggggctgtggggggagTGGGGCGGCTTTGGAGGTGTTGGGTTATGGGATGCTGTGGGTTACGGGGTGATCAGGGTCGTGGGGTGCTCTGGGATATGGGATGATGTGGGTTATGGGGTGCTCTGAGCTATGGGATGCTGTGGGTTATGGGGTGCCCAGGGCTATGGGGTGCCCTAGGCTATGGGTAGCTGTGGGTTATGGGGTGCCCAGGGTTGTGAGGTGCCCTGGGCTATGGGATCCTTTGGGTTATGGGGTGCCCTGGGCTATGGGATGCTGCAGGGTatggggtgcccagggctgtggggtgccctGGGCTATGGGATGCTGAGGGTTATGGGGTGCCCAGGGTTGTGGGGTGCTCTGGGATATGGGATGATGTGGGTTATGGGGTGCCCAGGGCTATGGGGTGCCCTGGGCTATGGGATGCTGTGGGTTatggggtgcccagggctgtgggatAATGTGGGGTGCTCTGAGCTATGGGATGCTGTGGGTTATGGGGTGCTCAGGGCTATGGGGTGCCCTGGGCTATGGGATGCTGTGGGTTATGGGGTGCTCAGGGTTGTGGGGTGCTCTGGGCTATGGGATGCTGTGGGTTATGGGGTGCCCTGGTCTATGGGATGCTGCAGGGTATGGGGTGcccggggctgtggggtgccctAGGCTATGGGATGCTATGGGTTATGGGGTGCCCAGGGTTATGGGATGCTGCACAATACGGGGCAATGCCAGGCTATGGGGTGTCCTGGGCTATGGGGTGCTGTAGGGAATGGGGTGCCCTGAGCTATAGGATGCTGCAGGCTATGGGGTGCCAAGGGCTGTGGGACAATGTGGGGTGCTCTGGGCTATGGGATGTTGCACCATATGGGGCAATGCCAGGCTAGGGGGTGCCCTGGGTTATGGGGTGCCACACAAAGCAGGTTcagagctgcccccagcccctggcacagGAGAAGGAGCCCGGGGCTGGCTCTTGTCCCCCCGACACCGTGTCCCCAACCAAAGGGCTCCGGGGGGGCCACCAGCGGGGCCTGGACGTGGCCCCTTGGCCACCTCCAGCTGGTGCAGAAGCCCTGGGCACGCTCCGGGGCTCACTGGGGAGCTTGGGGGGCTCAGGGTGGTcttggggaggagggggcacAATTTGGGGGCAGAACCCCTCCAGCAGGGTCCCCCCGTGTCACCCGATGGAGAGCCTCGTCCTGCACCGGGGGGGTGCAGAGAgtgggggcttggggggggacaatggggacagggatggggacaggggcacgggaaaggggcaggaggtgggaaaAAGGATGGGGAAAAGGGATGGGGACGGGGGAAAGGGGTGAGGGCAGGACAGATGGGactgggggggctgggaggggggaaTGGGGACAGGGACCAGGAttgggaaaaggggaaaggggacaGCGGGAAGGGACGGGAACGGGGACAGGGAACAGGGTTAGGAGCAGGgaacggggatggggacaggggacggGAACCGGGACAGGgaacggggacggggacagccACGGGGACGCCCCCgcatccctccatccatccatcccccccccctctccaaCCCGTGTCCTTTGCAAGCCCcgggggctggcggcggggAGACAAAGGCGGCAGGAGGCAgccgccccccgcgcccccccccccacggccCCGCGTGTCCCCATTGTCCGCGGCGGGGGGAGGCGGGgaccggggacccccccccctttcctcgTATCCTCCCCCCCCACTTTGGTGCCACAGCGCCCGGCGCTCCCGTGTGGGTAGGGGGGGCGCTCGGAGGGGCTCGGGGCGCGGCCGGGCGGAgcggccccctccccacccaccccccccccccgctgcctgccttcctccccctcctcctcctcctcctcctcctcctcctcctcctcctcctcctcctcctcctcctcctcctcctcccgccgcccTCCCCTCGCACTCGGTTCCCCGCTCCTCTCCTCCCGCACGCCCGGCCCGGAGCGGGGCgcacggagcccccccccccccccacctctcccccgaccccccccccggttcccGGTGCCGGTTCCCGGTGCTGTCCGGTGCTGAAGGCTCCCGGCCCGACCCCGCCATGCCCCGCTCCTTCCTGGTGAAGAAGCTGAAGGCGGACGCCTTCCCCGTCGCCGGGGTCCCCGCGCCCCCCTACGCCCCCCTGGAGCCCCCCTAcgcgctgcccggccccgccgccggtgATGGTGAgtgcgggggccggggggggggagggggggggctccggggcttgccccccccccccacaccccttcCCCGTGCTATTGTGTGAGGCAGAGGGGAAGGCGAGAAGGAGGGGTCGGGGGGTGcctggggtggttttggggggctCCGGGGCGCGGGGACGCGCGGCAGGGGCAGGGCGAGGGGGGCGTGAGGGGAGGGGGTCCCCCCGCTGTGTGCCGAGGGTGGGAGCCGggagggggtcgggggggggcagggggcagtgTGACAGCATCGGGGGGGCTCGGCCCTGATGGGTTTgtgcccccctctccccaggccGGGGGTCACCCAGCCCAAGTTGGTCCTTGGGGACGCGTCCCCTCGGTGACAGCGGCACCGTGGGGGGCACCCCTGGCCGGACCCGGCTCCCCCAAATTTAGGGGGTTGTGGGGCTGGTTCCTTCGCACctcaagttatttttttttttggagggggggggccACAAAGCAGccgggggtgggcaggggccGGGAGCAggctgctcgccctgcctgcggCTTTCATTGTTCGCCgcggtgcccccagcccctcggagAGCTCGGAGCAGGCTGGCACCTCCCGGGGCGCACAgcgggaaggggggggggggtgtggggagggggcagcacccccccacacacacacacacactccccaGCACACTGGGAGGGGTGCGaagggctgggcaggaggggtgCTGAGTCCCCAGAGGGTCCCCGGAGCCCCGACCTGCGAGGTGACACCGGGCAGGGCTCTGGGAGCCACCGGTGCTTGGCAGAGCCCCCCCggaggggcagccccggggtctgtcctgggagcAGGGACCAGGGAATTTCATCCCAAGCCATGTCCTGGACGGTCCCAACTGCTCGGGGACCCTCTGGATGCACGGACGGGCCTGATCCTGCCACGCAGGGTTGCTGAGCTCCCCCCCTTTCTGCCGCTCGCTGCTCCCCAAAAAAAGAGGCTTCAGCCACCAGGGCAGGGGTGCGATGCTCGCCAAGAAAGAGGGGGGGGTCCTCAGCCCCCTCCACCCGGTGGGGAGCCCGAAGACGGTGGGGGGAGggatgtgctgcagctgggcagaaGCTGCCGACGCTGCTCTCCTGGAAATAACCTTGCTGCGTGCTCGGAGGCAGCGGGAGAAATTGCTGAGCAGAGCGCTTTCTGCACAGCCCGTGCGAGCGCACTGTCAGCAcggcgaggggggggggggggggctgcctcACGGACCCCTCCCCACCGCAGCACAGGGACCCCTGGCCTCGAGGAGACAAACCAGCCGCGATGAGGGGGTCCCACGGGCAGGAGGGGGCCGGGATCGGGACTGGTTTGCAGGGTCCCAGAGGGGGGGAGCGTGCACGGTGCCCTGGTGGCACACATCGGCACCGagcccctgcccatggcacagcccgctgtccccagcagcagggctgcagctggccctGCACACAATGCCAGGACCAAGACAGGGACCCCAGGGTGGcagctgtgtccccccccctcgtCCTTAGCCACCGGCCCAGCACGGAGCCCCTCGGAGCACGCGGCGCAGTGCCCACggtgtgctggcagcagagggacGGGGACATCCACGTGGCGCCTGCTGTGGCACGGGGAAAGTGTCACCTGCACGGAGGCGTGCAGCAGTGCCACACGGGGTGAcacggagcccccccggccctgGGAGCGGATTGCGGGTCCCTGTCCCCAGTGGGAGCCCAGGGTTAGGGCGCAGCAGCCTCTGGGAGCCACGAGTGCCACATTCCCTGGGGGCAatggggggagatggggggagATGGGGTGACCTCCCCAGGCCCTTTTGTGCTTGCCTGCCCCAGTGGGATGATGTGGATGGGGGCTGACAGCCCTCAGAGGCTGATGGATctgggggctgtgtggggctgcagccccccagggcaCCCAGTTCCCACCAGCCCTCCTCCCCGGGGTCCCATCCTGCTGGCTGAGCCAGGCCAGGCTGAGCCCTCGTGCAGATGAGGACGGGGGAACCTGGTGGGGGGCACCTTGGTTTGCACCCCCGTTGGGCGTTTTTGGCTCCAAGCGGGGCTGGTGCACGGGGCAGAACCTGTCcctggcgggggggggggacggtGACCCCGTGGTGTCATCCCCGCAGGGTacctccagcactgcctggctCCCTCCAGCTACGACTCGGACAAGAAGCGGGGGCTGCCGGCGGCACCCCCACCGGACCCAGCCTACGCCCCCGGGCAGGAGGAGTACAGCGACCCCGAGAGCCCCCAATCCAGCTTCTCGGCCCGCTACTTCCACGGGGAGGCGGCGGTGACGGACAGCTACTCCATGGACGCCTTCTTCATCACCGACGGGCGCTCGCGGCGGCGCGGCGAGAGCCAGCGGCGCGCCGGCCACCGCCACTCCTGCCCCGAGTGCGGCAAGACCTACGCCACCTCCTCCAACCTCAGCCGGCACAAGCAGACGCACCGCAGCCTGGACAGCAAGATGGCAAGGAAGTGCCCGACCTGCGGCAAGGCGTACGTCTCCATGCCCGCCCTGGCCATGCACCTCCTCACCCACAACCTCAAGCACAAGTGCGACGTCTGTGGCAAGGCGTTCAGCcggccctggctgctgcagggccacaTGCGCTCGCACACGGGCGAGAAGCCCTTCGGCTGCTCCCACTGCGGGAAGGCGTTCGCCGACCGCTCCAACCTGCGCGCCCACATGCAGACCCACTCCGCCTTCAAGCACTACAAGTGCAAGCAGTGCGAGAAGACCTTCGCCCTCAAGTCGTACCTCAACAAGCACTACGAGTCCGCCTGCTTCAAGGGCTCCGAACACAGCTGTGCAATAGGGAACTAGCCTCCTCCGACACCCCACCCCGAACCCAGCACCCCCACacccgtcccatcccatccctgtgCCGTCCTTGTGGCTGCCTGGTGGCTGCAGGACGcgtgcccccagctcccagttgccccccccccaggagaAGGGTGCCCCCACACCCCCAGGAAGGGCTGGGTTGTgcccccgtgcccccagccccgtgccccacAGCCAGGCGGGTCTCTCTGTGGGGACTCGCCCAGGACCCTCTTCCCCCACCCCGGCACAgacctctccccccccccccccagctcctgatgcttatttatttaatttattactattatttatttagagctgctgcttctcctcctcccgGGAAGCGCCGGGGAGGAAAGACGCtcgctgctccccccccccacacccccccag comes from the Aythya fuligula isolate bAytFul2 chromosome 16, bAytFul2.pri, whole genome shotgun sequence genome and includes:
- the SLC52A3 gene encoding solute carrier family 52, riboflavin transporter, member 3, with protein sequence MALLTHLLACVFGTGSWVAINGLWVELPLLVRVLPEQWDLPSYITIIIQMANVGPLFVTLMHRFWPGLLKEVAVIYVVVSLGVVACLLLAFLWNQTSPIAGTPHSTAFLVLTFFLALVDCTSSVTFLPFMMQLEPQYLTTFFIGEGLSGLIPALIALGQGSGISSCINVTRLVNITSGNTTVESLVFQMETRYLPANFSTLLFFLLMTGMMVACLVAFFFLARQPKVWELSQQQLFPSTIILSSFDRIPEDGAGSGRGGGCPCPKKNKRPMEDHLETASHPLAKLAFIYLLIAWVSSLTNGVLPSVQSYSCLPYGNAAYHLSATLSSMANPLACIVAMFLPGRSLVLLGALSLAGTVFGAYNMAIAVMSPCPLLQQSQWGDVVIVLSWVLFTGTLSYVKVMAGVILRSRSHSALVWYGAVEQLGSLLGALLMFPLVNIYGFFTSADYCSLRCPA
- the SCRT2 gene encoding transcriptional repressor scratch 2, which translates into the protein MPRSFLVKKLKADAFPVAGVPAPPYAPLEPPYALPGPAAGDGYLQHCLAPSSYDSDKKRGLPAAPPPDPAYAPGQEEYSDPESPQSSFSARYFHGEAAVTDSYSMDAFFITDGRSRRRGESQRRAGHRHSCPECGKTYATSSNLSRHKQTHRSLDSKMARKCPTCGKAYVSMPALAMHLLTHNLKHKCDVCGKAFSRPWLLQGHMRSHTGEKPFGCSHCGKAFADRSNLRAHMQTHSAFKHYKCKQCEKTFALKSYLNKHYESACFKGSEPPPPTPSGAAAGPPWPAPSPPGGAGRWCRRARVSLFNRSSYLYYLLLTLFTIYLPRLEGGGGPPALPHGSQEAAAPPCPGQSCGDKDGDGTPRATEKRARRRGRRQEAEQPPPLHPTSPPARPKPLSFVFLGATGARWGHPSHSMQPPRGPPRPRSEPLPTSGRELPRPPPSPCWPPTPWGFSPDLACPPRRLPPHVVFLSPWPRVPRAPWWPPRGHGGHAPRPTQGDIVSWFPPLGWRRPSPVCT